TCTCAAGGCGCGGATCGCCGAATGCGAGCGGGCCGGCATACGCCGCGAGCGGCTGATCCTCGATCCGGGGTTCGGCTTCGCCAAGACCGTCGGCCAGAATCTGCGCCTGCTCAATAGACTGGATACGCTCGGCGACTTCGACTTGCCGTTGCTCGCCGGGATGTCGCGCAAGAGCATGATCGGCAAGGTGCTCGACCGTCCGGTCGAGGAGCGCCTGCCGGGCGGTCTGGCGCTGGTTTCCCTGGCGGTCGAGCGTGGCGCTCGGTTGCTGCGCGTTCACGATGTAGGGCCCAGCGTGGATGCCATCAACATGACCTGGGCCGTGCTACAGGAAGATGCTGACCGATGACGCGACGTTACTTCGGGACCGACGGTATTCGTGGCACCGTCGGGGAGTACCCGATTACCGCCGACTTCATGCTCAAGTTGGGCTGGGCCATGGGGTGCGTGCTGGAGCGCAAGAACCGCAACGCCAAGGTGCTGATCGGCAAGGATACGCGGATTTCCGGGTACATGTTCGAGTCGGCCCTGGAGGCCGGTCTCTCGGCGGCCGGTGTCGATGTCGCGCTGCTCGGGCCGATGCCGACCCCGGGGATCGCCTACCTGACCCGGACCTTCCGCGCCGATGCCGGGATCGTCATTTCGGCTTCGCACAATGCCTTCCAGGACAACGGCATCAAGTTCTTTTCGGCCGAGGGCACCAAGCTGCCCGATGCCATCGAGGCATGTATCGAGGATGAGCTCGACAAACCCCTCGAGACGGTGTCGGCGGACCGCCTGGGCAAGGCCGTGCGGATCAGCGATGCGGCGGGCCGCTACATCGAGTTCTGCAAGTCGACGGTGCCCAAGCGGCTGACCCTCGCGGGGCTCAAGGTCGTGCTCGACTGCGCCCATGGGGCGACCTATCACATCGCCCCCAGCGTGTTTCGCGAACTGGGCGCCGACGTCAGCCTGCTGGGCGTCAGCCCCGACGGGCTCAACATCAATCAGCAGGTAGGCTCGACGCATCCGGCGCCGCTGCGCGCGGCGGTAATCGAGCGGGGCGCCGACATCGGCGTGGCCTTCGACGGCGACGGCGATCGAGTGATCCTGGTCGATAGCGACGGGCGTGAGATCGATGGTGACGACATCCTCTATATCATCGCCCGCGATCGTCACGAGCGCGGCGTGTTGGGCGGTGGCGTGGTCGGCACGCTGATGAGCAATTTCGGTCTGGCCGCGGCCATGGAGTCGCTGGGCATTCCCTTCGAGCGGGCCAAGGTCGGCGACCGCTATGTCATGGAGTGCCTGGAGGCCAAAGGCTGGCAATTGGGCGGCGAGTCTTCCGGTCACATCGTCTGCAGCCATGTGCAGAGCACCGGCGACGGCATCGTCTCGGCACTGCAGGTACTGACGATCATGGTTTCCCGCGGCTGCTCGCTGACCGCGTTGCTCGACGGCTTCGAGAAGGCGCCGCAGGCGCTGGTCAACGTGCGGCTCACCGAGGGCGCCGACAAGCAGGCGCTGCTCGACAGCGAGGCATTGCGCCGCTCGGTGGCCGCCGTGGAAGGCGAACTCGGCGACTCGGGGCGAGTGTTGCTGCGCGCTTCGGGGACCGAGCCGCTGATCCGAGTGATGGTTGAAGGGCGTCCGCGCTTCGATGTCGCGGCCTTGGCACAGCGCATCGCCGTGGATGTCGAGACGCTCATGGCCTGAGGCGCGATGCCGGTTGTCTTGGCCGGGCCGCTCCTATACCATCTTGCACCACTCCGAGAAAGGGGCTCACCATGCGCATGCCGCTGATCGCCGGCAATTGGAAGATGAACGGATCCCTGACGCTGATCGAGCAGTTCGGCGAGGCCTTCGCGGCGGCCGAGCTATCGTCCTCGGTGGAAGTGGCCCTGTTGCCGCCGTTTCCCTATCTGCCGGCCGCGCAGGCAGCCCTCGGCGCGACGCCGGTGGTGCTCGGCGCGCAGACGCTGAACCCGGCGCACTCCGGGGCGCATACCGGGGAAGTCAGTGGTCGGATGCTCAAGGAATTTGGCGTCGAGTATGCCCTGGTCGGTCATTCCGAACGGCGTCAACTATACCGCGAAGCCGACGAGGCGGTCTACGACCGCCTGCTGGCGGCACTCAGCGCGGATATCCGGCCTATCCTGTGCGTCGGCGAGACGCTCGAGGAGCGCGATGCCGGCCGAACCCGCGATGTCGTGCTGCGTCAAGTGGGCCATGTCATGGCGAGGCTGGATCCGCAGCAGCGCACTCGGGTGACGATCGCCTACGAGCCGGTGTGGGCCATCGGCAGCGGTCGCACAGCCACGCCCGAGCAGGCCCAGGAGGTCCTGGCGGCGATTCGCGAGTATCAGGCCGGCTTCGACCGCGAATTGGCGGCCGGACTGCGCTTGCTCTACGGCGGCAGCATGAATGCCGGCAACGCGGCTGAATTGTTGTCTCAGCCCGATATCGACGGCGGCCTGGTGGGCGGAGCTTCGCTCAAGGTCGACGATTTTATAGCCATCTGTCAGTCAGCAGGTTAACCATGCAAGCCATCCTTCTCATGATTCATGTGGCGCTCGCCATCGCGCTGGTCGCGCTCATTCTGCTGCAGCAGGGTAAAGGCGCCGAGGCCGGCGCCTCCTTCGGGGGGGGGGCCTCGCAGACCGTCTTCGGCTCGCGCGGCAGCAGCAGCTTCCTGGCCACGCTCACCGGGGTGCTGGCAGCGGCCTTCTTCGTGACCTCGCTGGGCCTGGCTTACCTGGCTTCTTCCCAGGCCGATAGCGCGCCGGACGTGGGTATTCCCGACGCCGAGGTGATCGAACAGCAGAAAACGGTACCGACCCTTGACGACAGCAGCAATCAGCAGGATAATGCTGCGCCAGCCCTCGAGGAAGAAGGACAGTGATAGTCCGGTCTGATGATCGAGTAGCAGCAAGATAAACCAAGCGGAATCTTTCGAGGATGAAATGCTTGGTCTTGAACGGAAGGCAGTCGCAGGATTTATTCTGCCTCTTGTTCGCCCCTGATGCCGAAGTGGTGGAATTGGTAGACACGCTATCTTGAGGGGGTAGTGGCCTTATGGTCGTGGGGGTTCAAGTCCCCCCTTCGGCACCACCTGAGCGCCCCAGCAAGCGGTGCTCGGGAGCACGATTGGCTGGACATGGCGATCTGCTCGTTTCCTTGACCGGAGCGCGAGCGAGTTCCTATAATCGCCAACCTATGATGCGGGGTGGAGCAGTCTGGTAGCTCGTCGGGCTCATAACCCGAAGGTCGTCGGTTCAAATCCGGCCCCCGCTACCAAGTTTGTTGTGAAAGGCCCCTTCCTATGAAGGGGCTTTTTGTTAGCAGCCTGATTTTGGCCATCTGAGTTGTTGACACTAATGCCAATCAGCCACCTAGCTTTCCTCTTTACTCCTGGGTCAGGTGCCTGATGCAACTGCTGTAGGAGCCTTCGTCTGTGGCAAACAAGCACGCTGCGCTGAACGCACTCATCGAGCCGGTGGTCACGGCCATGGGCTTTGAACTCTGGGGGATCGAGCTTTTGCCCCAGGGCAAGCAGTCCCGGCTGGTGGTGTACATCGACAGCCCGGTGGGCATCACGGTCGATCACTGTGCCGACGTCAGTCGTCAGATCAGCGGGGTACTCGATGTCGAGGATCCAATTCCCGGCAAGTATCAGCTCGAGGTGTCGTCACCCGGCATGGATCGCCCCTTGTTTGATCTTGAGCAGTTCGCGCGCTTCAAGGGGTATCAGGTATCCCTGCGCTTGCGGGCGCCGTTCGAAGGGCGTCGCAAGTTCAAGGGGTTG
The genomic region above belongs to Halomonas zincidurans B6 and contains:
- the secG gene encoding preprotein translocase subunit SecG, whose product is MQAILLMIHVALAIALVALILLQQGKGAEAGASFGGGASQTVFGSRGSSSFLATLTGVLAAAFFVTSLGLAYLASSQADSAPDVGIPDAEVIEQQKTVPTLDDSSNQQDNAAPALEEEGQ
- the tpiA gene encoding triose-phosphate isomerase, with product MRMPLIAGNWKMNGSLTLIEQFGEAFAAAELSSSVEVALLPPFPYLPAAQAALGATPVVLGAQTLNPAHSGAHTGEVSGRMLKEFGVEYALVGHSERRQLYREADEAVYDRLLAALSADIRPILCVGETLEERDAGRTRDVVLRQVGHVMARLDPQQRTRVTIAYEPVWAIGSGRTATPEQAQEVLAAIREYQAGFDRELAAGLRLLYGGSMNAGNAAELLSQPDIDGGLVGGASLKVDDFIAICQSAG
- the rimP gene encoding ribosome maturation factor RimP, whose protein sequence is MANKHAALNALIEPVVTAMGFELWGIELLPQGKQSRLVVYIDSPVGITVDHCADVSRQISGVLDVEDPIPGKYQLEVSSPGMDRPLFDLEQFARFKGYQVSLRLRAPFEGRRKFKGLLAGVENDEVLLQLDGEEYCFPIDGIEQARIVPQFGA
- the glmM gene encoding phosphoglucosamine mutase, with amino-acid sequence MTRRYFGTDGIRGTVGEYPITADFMLKLGWAMGCVLERKNRNAKVLIGKDTRISGYMFESALEAGLSAAGVDVALLGPMPTPGIAYLTRTFRADAGIVISASHNAFQDNGIKFFSAEGTKLPDAIEACIEDELDKPLETVSADRLGKAVRISDAAGRYIEFCKSTVPKRLTLAGLKVVLDCAHGATYHIAPSVFRELGADVSLLGVSPDGLNINQQVGSTHPAPLRAAVIERGADIGVAFDGDGDRVILVDSDGREIDGDDILYIIARDRHERGVLGGGVVGTLMSNFGLAAAMESLGIPFERAKVGDRYVMECLEAKGWQLGGESSGHIVCSHVQSTGDGIVSALQVLTIMVSRGCSLTALLDGFEKAPQALVNVRLTEGADKQALLDSEALRRSVAAVEGELGDSGRVLLRASGTEPLIRVMVEGRPRFDVAALAQRIAVDVETLMA